Proteins found in one Geomonas subterranea genomic segment:
- a CDS encoding tetratricopeptide repeat protein, translating into MKLRQVVLVMFMVVAAIAARGYGYDGTDLKTIKNLAEQGNPEAQMKLGVMLSSGVGVPLDKQQGLTWYEKSASQGYAPGQWNLAFAYIRGEVVPQDFKKAFGLLQKAADAGFDSAQYDLGMMYLQGLAVPAPDQDKAEVWFRRAAAQGNRDARKILKELAEGH; encoded by the coding sequence ATGAAACTAAGGCAGGTGGTGTTGGTAATGTTCATGGTGGTCGCCGCCATAGCCGCCCGGGGGTACGGGTATGACGGCACCGATCTGAAGACCATAAAGAATCTGGCCGAGCAGGGCAACCCCGAGGCGCAGATGAAGCTCGGGGTGATGCTCTCCTCCGGCGTGGGGGTCCCCCTGGACAAACAGCAGGGGCTCACCTGGTACGAGAAGTCGGCGAGCCAGGGGTACGCGCCGGGGCAGTGGAACCTCGCCTTTGCTTACATACGGGGGGAGGTGGTGCCCCAGGATTTCAAGAAGGCCTTCGGGCTGCTGCAGAAAGCGGCTGACGCAGGTTTCGACAGCGCCCAGTACGACCTCGGCATGATGTACCTGCAGGGGCTCGCGGTACCGGCACCCGATCAGGACAAGGCGGAGGTATGGTTCCGCCGTGCGGCCGCCCAAGGGAACCGGGACGCCAGGAAGATCCTGAAGGAGCTGGCCGAGGGGCACTGA
- a CDS encoding sigma-54-dependent transcriptional regulator: protein MSKNRILVVDDEKLISWSLAASLKKDGYEVDTAASGAEAVQKFESFKPDLVMLDICLPDTSGLELLKRFKATNEDLYVIMITAYANADSAVQALQDGAEDYFGKPFNLEAVKHVVERAFEKRRLKKEVDYFRNELRRKSDHEKMVGNSPKMIEVFKMIKICADADAKTVLITGESGTGKELVAKAIHYHSARADAPFIEVNCASIPENLLENELFGHEKGAYTDASRRQKGVFELAEGGSVFLDEIGDMPYQMQAKILKATETKRFRRLGGQEDVEANVRIITATHQDLPRMVKEGKFRGDLFFRLNVMNICLPKLRERKEDIESLVQYFIETLNEEYGRSITHAAPETLEYLTRYDWPGNVRELRNCIERLMMLEQGKVLTPEFLNPEIKQSRVPAADPDSAGVISADFAGEHIVLPSTGISLEELEKMLIQLALKKSGGNQSKAAKFLKTSRDTLRYRMKKFGLSDSGKEGEGEAFEAPVAGNSAPHPSGESLRWV, encoded by the coding sequence ATGAGCAAAAACAGGATCTTGGTCGTCGACGACGAAAAGCTGATCTCCTGGTCACTCGCCGCCAGCCTCAAAAAGGACGGTTACGAGGTGGACACGGCGGCTTCCGGTGCGGAGGCCGTGCAGAAGTTCGAGAGCTTCAAGCCGGACCTGGTCATGCTGGACATCTGCCTTCCCGACACCAGCGGGCTCGAGCTTTTGAAGCGCTTCAAGGCGACCAACGAGGACCTCTACGTCATCATGATCACCGCCTACGCCAACGCGGACTCCGCCGTGCAGGCGCTCCAGGACGGCGCCGAGGACTACTTCGGCAAGCCCTTCAACCTCGAGGCGGTCAAGCACGTAGTCGAGCGGGCCTTCGAGAAGCGGCGGCTCAAGAAAGAGGTCGACTACTTCAGAAACGAGCTGCGCAGGAAAAGCGACCACGAGAAGATGGTGGGCAACAGCCCCAAGATGATCGAGGTCTTCAAGATGATCAAGATCTGCGCCGACGCCGACGCGAAGACGGTGCTGATCACCGGCGAGAGCGGGACCGGCAAGGAGCTGGTTGCCAAGGCGATCCACTACCACAGCGCGCGGGCCGACGCCCCCTTCATCGAGGTCAACTGCGCCTCCATCCCGGAGAACCTGCTGGAAAACGAGCTTTTCGGCCACGAAAAGGGCGCCTACACCGATGCCTCGCGGCGCCAGAAGGGTGTCTTCGAGCTGGCCGAGGGGGGATCGGTGTTCCTGGACGAGATCGGGGACATGCCGTACCAGATGCAGGCCAAGATCCTGAAGGCCACCGAGACCAAGCGCTTCCGCAGGCTGGGGGGCCAGGAGGATGTGGAAGCCAACGTGAGGATCATCACTGCGACCCACCAGGACCTCCCGAGGATGGTCAAGGAGGGGAAGTTCCGCGGCGACCTCTTTTTCAGGCTCAACGTGATGAACATCTGCCTCCCGAAGCTTAGAGAGCGCAAGGAGGACATCGAGTCGCTGGTGCAGTACTTCATCGAGACCCTCAACGAGGAGTACGGCAGAAGCATCACCCACGCCGCGCCGGAAACCCTCGAGTACCTGACCAGGTACGACTGGCCCGGCAACGTCCGCGAGTTGCGCAACTGCATCGAGCGCCTGATGATGCTGGAACAGGGGAAGGTCCTGACGCCGGAATTCCTGAACCCGGAGATCAAGCAGAGCCGGGTCCCCGCGGCGGATCCCGACTCCGCCGGGGTGATCAGCGCCGACTTCGCCGGGGAGCACATCGTGCTTCCCTCCACCGGCATCTCGCTGGAGGAGCTGGAAAAGATGCTCATCCAGCTCGCCTTGAAGAAATCCGGCGGCAACCAGTCCAAGGCGGCCAAGTTCCTGAAGACGAGCAGGGACACCCTGCGTTACCGGATGAAGAAGTTCGGCCTCTCCGACTCGGGGAAGGAGGGTGAAGGCGAGGCGTTCGAGGCGCCGGTAGCGGGAAATAGTGCGCCCCACCCATCCGGTGAAAGCCTGCGCTGGGTCTGA
- a CDS encoding peptidylprolyl isomerase — translation MSALKNLITAAVAVLALCALPGCSEKGSGGTPVAKVNGTVITKPELDRAVKTLLAQNRVTQTLPPEQMRKAADAALEQLTSAELLYQEGKKLEIKGLDQLVEEKFQKNRASFPSKEEFEKAVKAAGMTEAEVRESMRREIVVNYFVDRQFSTKATCSDAEAKKFYDDNKGKLFQKGERLRASHILVSVDQKGGADEKRKAREKAETLLKRVRNGEEFAAVAKAESTCPSRAKGGELGIFGKGQMTPPFEKAAFALKNGEISGVVETEFGYHIIKLQERIAPSTDRFEDVKFQIVQYLKMEQTRKAVAAFLSELRHKAKIEKV, via the coding sequence ATGTCCGCATTGAAGAATTTGATAACGGCGGCAGTCGCAGTCCTGGCCCTCTGCGCGCTTCCGGGCTGCTCTGAGAAGGGTTCCGGCGGCACGCCCGTTGCCAAGGTGAACGGCACGGTCATCACGAAGCCCGAGCTGGACCGCGCGGTGAAGACCCTCCTGGCGCAAAACCGGGTCACCCAGACCCTGCCGCCGGAACAGATGAGGAAGGCAGCCGACGCAGCCCTGGAGCAGCTCACCTCCGCTGAGCTTCTATACCAGGAGGGGAAGAAGCTGGAGATCAAGGGGCTGGACCAGCTCGTCGAAGAGAAATTCCAGAAGAACCGGGCTTCCTTCCCCAGCAAGGAGGAGTTCGAAAAGGCTGTCAAGGCAGCCGGGATGACCGAGGCCGAGGTGCGGGAGTCGATGCGCCGGGAGATCGTGGTCAACTACTTCGTGGACAGGCAGTTCTCGACCAAGGCCACCTGCTCGGACGCGGAAGCGAAGAAGTTCTACGACGACAACAAGGGGAAATTGTTCCAGAAGGGTGAGCGCCTGCGGGCTAGTCACATCCTGGTGAGCGTGGACCAGAAGGGGGGCGCCGACGAGAAGCGAAAGGCGCGCGAGAAGGCGGAAACGCTTCTGAAAAGGGTGCGCAACGGGGAGGAGTTCGCAGCGGTCGCCAAGGCGGAGTCGACCTGCCCGAGCCGCGCCAAGGGTGGGGAGCTCGGCATCTTCGGCAAGGGGCAGATGACCCCGCCCTTCGAGAAGGCCGCCTTCGCCCTCAAAAACGGTGAGATCAGCGGCGTGGTGGAGACGGAGTTCGGCTATCACATCATCAAGCTGCAGGAGCGGATCGCCCCCTCCACCGACCGCTTCGAGGACGTCAAGTTCCAGATCGTGCAGTACCTGAAGATGGAGCAGACGCGCAAGGCGGTGGCGGCCTTTCTGAGCGAGCTGCGCCACAAGGCGAAGATAGAGAAGGTTTAG
- a CDS encoding CHAD domain-containing protein has product MSIPADRTPTLQLHPARLWFAASHLLAVLHREFFAHWRGALRRLDLDEVHDLRVASRRLREGLALFAPLLPGKKVAKMSRRVKRLTTLLGELRNVDEALRFFSGLDGEEPGAPPAGTRELLQTLSKERETVRKELVRALAGFHVGKLKKELAGLSAQPNPFRRRGVDPFTGIGLFAAGALAERATLVEELFPAALHEEDTVAQHRLRIAFKKLRYRLEILAPLLEDEGEQLRRVLKSYQDLLGQLHDLDVFADMVEERVAQGGGRERLLHVLAARRAGLFAVFAQTRRDQPLEPLTRRISEELRLPRRPGPAGIPP; this is encoded by the coding sequence ATGAGTATTCCCGCCGATCGCACTCCTACCCTGCAACTCCATCCGGCACGCCTGTGGTTCGCCGCCTCGCACCTCCTTGCCGTGCTGCACCGGGAATTCTTTGCCCACTGGCGCGGGGCGCTACGCCGGCTCGACCTCGACGAGGTGCACGACCTGCGCGTAGCCTCGCGCCGCCTGCGCGAGGGCCTTGCCCTGTTCGCGCCCCTGCTGCCAGGGAAAAAGGTGGCGAAGATGTCACGCAGGGTGAAAAGGCTCACCACCCTCCTGGGAGAGTTGCGCAACGTCGACGAGGCACTCCGTTTCTTTTCCGGCCTGGACGGAGAGGAACCCGGCGCTCCCCCGGCCGGAACCCGCGAGTTGCTGCAGACACTGTCCAAGGAGCGGGAGACAGTCCGAAAGGAACTGGTAAGGGCGCTGGCCGGCTTTCACGTGGGGAAGCTCAAAAAGGAATTGGCGGGATTGTCTGCGCAGCCGAACCCCTTCCGACGGCGCGGGGTCGACCCCTTCACCGGGATCGGCCTCTTTGCCGCGGGAGCGTTGGCCGAGCGGGCCACGCTGGTCGAGGAACTGTTCCCGGCCGCGCTTCACGAAGAGGACACGGTGGCGCAGCACCGGCTGCGCATCGCCTTCAAGAAGCTGCGCTACCGCCTGGAGATCTTGGCACCGCTGCTGGAGGACGAGGGGGAGCAGCTGCGCCGGGTTCTCAAAAGCTACCAGGACCTCCTGGGGCAGCTGCACGACCTGGATGTCTTTGCGGACATGGTGGAGGAGCGCGTGGCGCAGGGGGGGGGACGGGAACGGTTGCTGCACGTGCTGGCGGCGCGCCGGGCCGGCCTCTTCGCCGTGTTCGCGCAGACCCGCCGTGACCAGCCGCTCGAGCCGCTGACCCGCCGGATCAGCGAGGAGCTTCGGCTTCCCCGCAGACCAGGCCCAGCAGGAATCCCGCCGTAG
- a CDS encoding M28 family peptidase: protein MNRPPEAAGKGRALPAVSRDRIERHLKYLEGVRHPVAAPAALERACSYIGDTLRALGYAVDLHGFADGGREYHNVVATRLGTRLPDKRVLVLAHFDTVAGSPGADDNASGVALLLELATLFSQWRPEKTLQFVGVNLEENSEEGPSGTGLRGSRALAGFAALQGWEMEGVLVLESVAFAGGSVRQGAPPGLPLQVPDTGDFLAVIANQLSQGLAMRFALAVESFDIPLPVVPLVVPGNGELIPDTRRSDHAPFWDAGYPAIMLTDTTNFRNPHYHQRSDTFDTLNLGFAVRVCEATAGFLLGLVCGEAEAPR, encoded by the coding sequence ATGAACCGCCCGCCCGAAGCGGCGGGGAAGGGGAGGGCGCTCCCCGCGGTCTCCAGGGACCGGATTGAGCGGCACCTTAAGTACCTCGAGGGGGTCAGGCATCCGGTGGCGGCACCCGCCGCCCTGGAGCGCGCCTGCTCCTACATCGGGGACACCCTGCGCGCCCTTGGGTACGCCGTCGACCTGCACGGCTTCGCCGATGGCGGCCGGGAATACCACAACGTCGTCGCCACCAGGCTGGGAACGCGGCTGCCGGACAAACGGGTCCTGGTGCTCGCCCACTTCGACACCGTCGCCGGTTCTCCCGGGGCGGATGACAACGCAAGCGGCGTCGCGCTGCTGCTGGAACTCGCCACCCTCTTCAGCCAGTGGCGGCCGGAAAAGACCTTGCAGTTCGTGGGGGTGAACCTCGAGGAGAACTCCGAGGAGGGACCTTCCGGGACAGGGCTCAGGGGAAGCCGCGCCCTCGCAGGATTCGCGGCTTTACAGGGGTGGGAGATGGAGGGCGTGCTGGTCCTGGAATCGGTCGCCTTCGCGGGGGGCTCGGTGCGCCAGGGCGCTCCCCCGGGCCTGCCGCTCCAGGTGCCGGATACCGGTGATTTCCTTGCCGTCATTGCGAACCAGCTTTCACAGGGGCTGGCGATGCGGTTTGCACTCGCGGTGGAGAGTTTCGACATCCCCCTTCCGGTGGTTCCCCTGGTCGTTCCCGGTAACGGTGAGCTCATCCCCGACACCCGCAGATCCGACCACGCTCCCTTCTGGGATGCCGGCTACCCCGCCATCATGCTCACCGACACCACCAACTTCCGTAACCCCCACTACCACCAAAGAAGCGACACCTTCGATACCCTGAACCTCGGCTTCGCGGTCCGCGTCTGCGAGGCTACGGCGGGATTCCTGCTGGGCCTGGTCTGCGGGGAAGCCGAAGCTCCTCGCTGA
- a CDS encoding DUF4124 domain-containing protein produces the protein MRRTTMVATVFLLAAPALVLGGTYQWRDDAGTVHFTDDSDRIPDKYLKRAQEVDPASAAKEPAATERKNGAAAAPPAAKEAAAAPVEPEAKSARRSRLATELAQIRGELEGKKKELQRLHHKWMVAKGRTPTVEEARQFQKELAEGKTSDAQNPYVNKNSAFSFAGAARAAYYKKLAELREDKARAQQLEQELEALK, from the coding sequence ATGCGACGTACGACGATGGTTGCCACGGTTTTTCTCCTTGCCGCACCCGCGCTCGTCTTGGGCGGCACCTACCAGTGGCGCGACGACGCCGGAACTGTCCACTTCACCGACGACTCGGACCGTATCCCGGACAAGTACTTGAAGCGCGCCCAGGAGGTGGATCCGGCAAGCGCGGCGAAAGAGCCTGCGGCAACGGAGCGAAAAAACGGTGCCGCGGCTGCCCCCCCAGCGGCGAAGGAAGCTGCCGCCGCACCGGTGGAGCCCGAAGCCAAGAGCGCGCGTCGCTCCCGGTTAGCCACCGAACTCGCCCAGATCCGTGGCGAGCTGGAGGGGAAAAAGAAGGAGCTGCAGAGGCTGCACCACAAATGGATGGTGGCCAAGGGGCGCACCCCGACGGTGGAAGAGGCGAGGCAATTCCAGAAAGAGCTCGCCGAGGGGAAGACCAGCGACGCGCAGAACCCGTACGTCAATAAGAACAGCGCCTTTTCTTTCGCGGGTGCCGCTCGTGCCGCGTACTACAAGAAGCTGGCCGAGCTGCGCGAGGACAAGGCGCGGGCGCAACAGCTGGAGCAGGAACTTGAGGCTCTCAAATGA
- the nifJ gene encoding pyruvate:ferredoxin (flavodoxin) oxidoreductase — protein sequence MSRKMVTIDGNTAAAHVAHATNEVIAIYPITPSSVMGEISDAKSAAGEKNIWGTVPLVSELQSEGGAAGAVHGALQAGALTTTFTASQGLLLMIPNMYKIAGELTSTVFHVSARAIATQALSIFGDHSDVMSCRATGWAMLCSNNVQEVMDFALIAQAATLRSRIPFLHFFDGFRTSHEVQKVEALSRDDMRAMIDNELVNAHRARCLTPDRPVLRGSAQNPDVYFQGRETVNRFYPATIEIVEKEMEKFAALTGRRYGVVEYAGAPDAERVIVIMGSGADTVQESVVALNARGEKVGVVKIHLYRPFPLEAFVKALPASVRRIAVLDRTKEPGALGEPLYLDVRTAIGEGMAAGLSNFVGYPVIVGGRYGLGSKEFTPAMAKAVFDNLKENQPKSNFVVGINDDVTGASLDYDSSFRTAMEGTYEAMFFGLGSDGTVGANKNSIKIIGEATDNYAQAYFVYDSKKAGTITTSHLRFGKKPINAPYLIDNADFVACHNFTFLEKYDMLGKAKPGATFLLCSPFDHEEVWDKMPVEVQKQIIDKKLKVYTINAIKLAEELGLGARINVIMQTAFFKISGIIPLESAIAEIKGAIKKSYGKAGEKVVAMNNAAVDQALLNIHEVAVPASPSSGITMPPPVGAGAPHFVKEVTGRIIAGFGDDLPVSAMPIDGTFPTATSQYEKRNIAVEIPVWDEKLCIQCAICSFVCPHAAIRVKAYPAEALSGAPAGFKCADSKMAELKEHKVTFQVAPEDCTGCGACAHNCPAKDKENPGHKALDMRFQPPLRAAEAANYHFFLGLPDLDPALVKLDTLRGSQLVRPLFEYSGACAGCGETPYLKLLSQLFGDRALIANATGCTSIYGGNLPTTPWAKRADGRGPAWSNSLFEDNAEFGYGMRLAVDKFNQAARELLEQLIGSGCGSCVAIAPLMREILDAGQSGQAAIEAQRARVARLKDALANCDEEAAAQLLPIADYLVQKSVWCVGGDGWAYDIGYGGLDHVIASGKNVNILVLDTEVYSNTGGQASKSTPIGAVAQFAAGGKSMAKKDLGMMAMAYGHVYVASVSLANPGQVVKAFIEAEAHDGPSLIIAYSHCIAHGIDMTRGVDEQKKAVSSGYWPLYRYNPALSAQGKNPLQLDSKAPTTSFEEYAGGENRYKVLRKMNPEAADQLMQKASAWAADRFDYYTKLAALSFGEEGKK from the coding sequence ATGAGCAGAAAAATGGTAACCATAGACGGCAACACCGCGGCCGCCCACGTGGCCCACGCCACCAACGAGGTGATCGCGATCTACCCGATCACCCCGTCCTCGGTGATGGGGGAGATCTCCGACGCGAAGAGCGCGGCGGGGGAGAAGAACATCTGGGGGACGGTGCCGCTGGTCTCCGAGCTGCAGTCCGAGGGTGGCGCGGCCGGGGCGGTGCACGGCGCGCTGCAGGCGGGGGCGCTCACCACGACCTTCACCGCGAGCCAGGGGCTTTTGCTGATGATCCCCAACATGTACAAGATCGCCGGCGAGCTCACCTCCACCGTGTTCCACGTCTCGGCGCGGGCCATCGCCACCCAGGCGCTGTCCATCTTCGGCGACCATTCCGACGTCATGTCCTGCCGCGCCACCGGCTGGGCCATGCTCTGTTCCAACAACGTGCAGGAGGTGATGGACTTCGCCCTGATCGCCCAGGCGGCCACCCTGCGCTCCCGCATCCCGTTCCTGCACTTTTTCGACGGCTTCCGCACCTCCCACGAGGTGCAGAAGGTGGAGGCGCTCTCCCGCGACGACATGCGCGCCATGATCGACAACGAGCTGGTCAACGCGCACCGCGCCCGCTGCCTCACCCCGGACCGGCCGGTCTTGCGCGGTAGTGCCCAAAACCCGGACGTCTACTTCCAGGGGCGCGAGACGGTCAACCGGTTCTACCCGGCGACGATCGAGATCGTGGAAAAGGAGATGGAGAAGTTCGCGGCACTCACCGGGCGCAGGTATGGCGTGGTGGAGTATGCCGGTGCGCCGGACGCCGAGCGGGTCATCGTCATCATGGGCTCGGGCGCCGACACGGTGCAGGAGAGCGTGGTGGCCCTGAACGCGCGGGGGGAGAAGGTGGGGGTGGTGAAAATCCACCTGTACCGTCCCTTTCCACTTGAGGCCTTCGTCAAGGCGCTCCCCGCATCGGTGCGCCGCATCGCGGTGCTGGACCGCACCAAGGAGCCCGGCGCCTTGGGCGAGCCGCTCTACCTTGACGTGCGCACCGCGATCGGCGAGGGGATGGCGGCCGGCCTCAGCAACTTCGTCGGCTACCCGGTCATCGTCGGCGGGCGCTACGGTCTGGGCTCCAAGGAGTTCACCCCGGCCATGGCCAAGGCGGTGTTTGACAACCTGAAGGAGAACCAGCCGAAAAGCAACTTCGTGGTCGGCATCAACGACGACGTGACCGGCGCAAGCCTCGACTACGACAGCTCCTTCAGGACCGCGATGGAAGGGACCTACGAGGCGATGTTCTTCGGCCTGGGCTCGGACGGCACCGTGGGGGCCAACAAGAACTCCATCAAGATCATCGGCGAGGCGACCGACAACTACGCCCAGGCCTACTTCGTCTACGACTCCAAGAAGGCGGGGACCATCACCACCTCCCACCTGCGCTTCGGCAAGAAGCCGATCAACGCGCCGTACCTGATCGACAACGCCGACTTCGTCGCCTGCCACAACTTCACCTTCCTGGAGAAGTACGACATGCTGGGCAAGGCGAAGCCGGGTGCGACCTTCCTGCTCTGCTCCCCGTTCGACCACGAAGAGGTCTGGGACAAGATGCCGGTCGAGGTGCAAAAGCAGATCATCGACAAGAAGCTCAAGGTCTACACCATAAACGCCATCAAGCTCGCCGAGGAGCTTGGCCTTGGCGCCCGCATCAACGTGATCATGCAGACCGCCTTCTTCAAGATCTCCGGGATCATCCCGCTCGAGAGTGCCATCGCCGAGATCAAGGGGGCCATCAAGAAGAGCTACGGCAAGGCGGGGGAGAAGGTGGTGGCCATGAACAACGCCGCCGTCGACCAGGCGCTTTTGAACATCCACGAGGTGGCCGTCCCGGCGTCACCGTCCAGCGGCATCACTATGCCGCCGCCGGTCGGGGCGGGCGCGCCGCACTTCGTGAAGGAGGTCACCGGCCGCATCATCGCCGGCTTCGGCGACGACCTTCCGGTCTCCGCCATGCCCATCGACGGCACCTTCCCGACCGCGACCTCGCAGTACGAGAAGCGCAACATCGCGGTGGAGATCCCGGTCTGGGACGAGAAGCTCTGCATCCAGTGCGCCATCTGCTCCTTCGTCTGCCCGCACGCCGCCATCCGGGTCAAGGCCTACCCGGCCGAGGCGCTTTCCGGGGCACCCGCGGGGTTCAAGTGCGCCGACTCCAAGATGGCGGAGCTGAAGGAGCACAAGGTGACCTTCCAGGTCGCCCCGGAGGATTGCACCGGCTGCGGTGCCTGCGCCCACAACTGCCCGGCGAAGGACAAGGAGAACCCGGGGCACAAGGCGCTGGACATGCGGTTCCAGCCCCCCTTGCGTGCCGCCGAGGCCGCCAACTACCACTTCTTCCTGGGGCTTCCCGACCTCGATCCGGCGCTGGTGAAGCTGGACACCCTGCGCGGCAGCCAGCTGGTGCGCCCCCTGTTCGAGTACTCCGGCGCCTGCGCTGGCTGCGGCGAGACACCGTACCTGAAGCTTCTCTCCCAGCTCTTCGGGGACCGGGCGCTCATCGCCAACGCCACCGGCTGCACCTCGATCTACGGCGGCAACCTCCCCACAACACCGTGGGCGAAACGTGCCGACGGGCGCGGCCCGGCCTGGTCCAACTCGCTCTTCGAGGACAACGCTGAGTTCGGCTACGGCATGAGGCTCGCGGTGGACAAGTTCAACCAGGCGGCACGGGAGCTCCTGGAGCAGCTCATCGGCAGCGGCTGCGGCAGCTGTGTCGCCATCGCCCCGCTGATGCGGGAGATCCTCGACGCCGGTCAGTCCGGTCAGGCCGCCATTGAAGCGCAGCGCGCCCGGGTGGCCAGGCTCAAGGATGCGCTCGCCAACTGCGACGAGGAGGCCGCGGCGCAGCTTCTCCCCATCGCGGATTACCTGGTGCAGAAATCGGTCTGGTGCGTGGGGGGCGACGGCTGGGCCTACGACATCGGCTACGGCGGCCTGGACCACGTCATCGCCTCGGGGAAGAACGTGAACATCCTGGTGCTCGACACCGAGGTCTATTCCAACACCGGCGGGCAGGCATCCAAATCGACCCCGATCGGCGCGGTGGCACAGTTCGCCGCCGGCGGCAAGTCCATGGCCAAGAAGGACCTCGGGATGATGGCGATGGCCTACGGTCACGTCTACGTCGCGTCGGTTTCCCTTGCCAACCCGGGACAGGTGGTCAAGGCCTTCATCGAGGCCGAGGCCCACGACGGTCCCTCGCTGATCATCGCCTACTCACACTGCATCGCCCACGGCATCGACATGACCCGCGGCGTGGACGAGCAGAAAAAGGCGGTCTCCTCGGGCTATTGGCCGCTGTACCGCTACAACCCGGCACTCTCCGCACAAGGCAAAAACCCGCTGCAGTTGGACAGCAAGGCGCCCACCACCAGCTTCGAGGAGTACGCGGGGGGGGAGAACCGCTACAAGGTGCTCAGGAAGATGAACCCCGAGGCGGCCGACCAGTTGATGCAGAAGGCGAGCGCCTGGGCCGCGGACCGTTTCGACTACTACACGAAACTCGCGGCGCTCAGCTTCGGTGAGGAAGGGAAAAAGTAG
- a CDS encoding DUF6290 family protein, with amino-acid sequence MKKKDNARYHVLSVRVSREERETIEKISKEVNMKVSDLMREALQDMVPWQSAS; translated from the coding sequence ATGAAAAAGAAAGATAACGCACGCTATCACGTACTCTCGGTGCGGGTGAGCCGCGAGGAGCGCGAGACCATCGAGAAGATATCCAAAGAGGTCAACATGAAGGTGTCCGACCTGATGCGGGAGGCCCTGCAGGACATGGTCCCCTGGCAGAGCGCGTCGTAG
- the sucD gene encoding succinate--CoA ligase subunit alpha gives MSILIGKDTRVITQGITGATGLFHAQGAREYGTQMVGGVTPGKGGTVIDGFPVYDTVAEAVHATGATASVIYVPPPFAADSIMEAVDAGIELVCCITEGIPVLDMVKVKQYLVGKKTRLVGPNCPGVITPGECKIGIMPGYIHKPGKIGVVSRSGTLTYEAVWQLTCIGLGQSTCVGIGGDPVNGTSHIDCLRLFEEDPDTEAVIMIGEIGGSAEEEAARFVKENMTKPVAAYIAGVTAPPGKRMGHAGAIISGGKGTATEKVAVLKECGISVAATPAEMAQALLKVYQPK, from the coding sequence ATGAGCATACTGATCGGCAAGGATACCAGGGTCATCACGCAGGGGATCACCGGCGCGACCGGCCTCTTCCACGCGCAGGGCGCCCGCGAGTACGGCACGCAGATGGTGGGCGGGGTGACCCCCGGCAAGGGGGGGACGGTGATCGACGGCTTCCCGGTCTACGACACCGTCGCCGAGGCCGTGCACGCGACCGGCGCCACCGCGAGCGTCATCTACGTCCCGCCGCCGTTCGCCGCCGACTCCATCATGGAGGCGGTGGACGCCGGCATCGAACTCGTCTGCTGCATCACCGAGGGGATTCCGGTCCTCGACATGGTCAAGGTTAAGCAGTACCTGGTGGGCAAGAAGACCCGGCTGGTCGGCCCCAACTGCCCGGGCGTGATTACCCCCGGCGAGTGCAAGATCGGCATCATGCCCGGCTACATCCACAAGCCCGGCAAGATCGGCGTCGTTTCCCGTTCCGGCACGCTCACCTACGAGGCGGTGTGGCAGCTGACCTGCATCGGCCTCGGCCAGTCAACCTGCGTCGGCATCGGCGGCGACCCGGTGAACGGCACCAGCCACATCGACTGCCTGCGCCTGTTCGAGGAAGACCCGGACACCGAGGCGGTGATCATGATCGGCGAGATCGGCGGCAGCGCCGAGGAGGAGGCCGCGCGCTTCGTCAAGGAGAACATGACCAAGCCCGTTGCGGCCTATATCGCAGGTGTCACCGCTCCCCCGGGCAAGAGGATGGGGCACGCCGGCGCCATCATCTCCGGCGGCAAGGGGACCGCGACCGAGAAGGTTGCGGTGCTGAAGGAGTGCGGCATCAGCGTCGCGGCGACCCCGGCCGAGATGGCCCAGGCGCTGCTCAAGGTCTACCAACCGAAATAA